The window GCGATCGCCTCTCGACATCTAATGGAGGCAACAACGACGAGAAGACGGCATTCACCTTGATGGCAGACAAAGAGGAGCCCCGAGTCATCGAACACGACCTCAGCGGCGAAAGTGATCGCGACAGTGCGGATGTGGTGATTGTCACGGGTGCTGATGCGGCCGCTCACCTGCTGCCGATGCGAGATGACTTCGACAGTGCCTTGACCTTTCGCAGTATCGTCCTAGCCTCGATTCTTTCGTGTTTCCAGGCTGTGATGTATCAGATTTATAATGTATTTCAAAGAGCATCTTGATTCTTTGCGCAGAAGGGCTGACACACGTAATGACAGTTCAAACCGACTTTGATCACAATTCAAGGAACTTTTATTGTCCTCATCTCCTACTTTGTCGGTAATGCCTGGGCCAAGTTTCTTCCCCGCGGTGACAAGTATGAGGCTCGGTGGAGGGCGAACGGCGGCCAGGGGAAACTACCTTGGTGGCTCTCGCTCATTAAATTCGTGAATCCGGGACCATGGACTCTCAAGGAGCACTCGATATGTTCAATCACGGCCACGTCGGCCTCGAATGCTTCCGCTAGTACAATGGTATTTGCTGCGCAGGAGCTCTTCTACAACCTTCCTCTGAGCGCGGCTACGGTCATCTTGAGCACGATTTCTATCGGCCTGTTTGGTTACGGTCTATGTGGTATTATGCGTCCTATCGCTGTCTGGCACTCTGAGTCCGTCTACTGGAGTACTTTGCCTACCGTTAAGGTTCTCCAGGGACTTCACTGGCAAGAAGTGAAGAACTCTAAGCCGCTCCGTTACTTCTGGTATGCCTTCACTGGCATGTCCATGTACGAGATCATTCCTGCCTACATTTTCCCATGGCTCAACTCTGTCTCTATCCCGGTATGTGATTGTATTTCTTTTTAAATGTGGGTGATTTGACAAATATGACTGACTCAAGAATTTTAGTGTCTGGCCTCGCAGAAGGCAACTGGTAGTACCGCCGCCGTACTCACCAATGTTTTCGGTGGCGCCACCACCAATGAGGGTCTGGGGCTCTTCTCACTTTCTTTCGACTGGCAATATGTAAGTTGATGTAATCGTTCTCTCCAAATCAATAAGACTAACAAATCCAGATCACATCCTTCCAAACTGCTCTTCCCCTCAAGTTCCAACTTCACCAAGCCGTTGGACTCTTTGCCTGTTTCCTTGCCATGATCGGCATCTATTATGGCAACGACTGGAATTCGAAGTCGCTTCCATTCATGTCGACGTCACTTCATATGGCTAATGGTACATCGTATCCGATTGAAGCGGTATTCCCCAATGGTGTGCTCGACGAATCCGCCTTGGTCAAATATGGCCTACCCAAGCTAACAGGGACATTTGCGTTTGCGATGTTCATGGCAAACGCTGCAGTAAGTGTAAAAGCTTTGTTTGAAATTTACCCACTAAGTGCTTTCTAGATTGGCGCTCTAATTCTTCactgctttcttttctggGGCAAAGATATTTGGCGTGCGTACAAAAGCGCGAGAGAGGGTAGATACGACGATCGACACCACGTGCACATGGCCAAGCATTACAAAGAAgcgccatggtggtggtatgcTCTGGTTCTTCTAGGAAGCTTTATCCTCGGTCTCATCGTGGTCCTCAAAGAGAATGTTACACTTCCGGCATGGGCCTATGTTGTCTCATTGTTGAGTGGAATTATTGTTTCGCCCTTTGTGAGTGTCCTCGAGCTCAACATTGACAGCCAAATTCTGACTAGACTCTGTTCCAGAGCATCATTCTATATGCTCGTTATGGCAATGGTATTGCCACCAATAATTTGTCAAAAATGATTGCTGGTCTCTCTCTACCGGGACGTCCGATCGGTAACATGTACTTTGCTGCTTGGTCGCACAATGTCATTTCCAATGCGGTCAATCTGTCCAATGATTTGAAAATGGGCGAATACCGTAAGCATTTTATCTTTTACATCTCATCTATCCATTCTAGATAGACGTTGACCCATTGAGCTAGTCAAGATTCCTCCCCGGGTTATGTTCTTGACCCAGATCTACGGCACTATGCTTGGTGGCTTTATCAATTACGCCGTCATGATTTCTATTGTGTCGGGTAATCGAGCACTTCTCGCTAATGGCAACGGAAATTCTTCCTGGAGTGGTGCGACTATGCAAGCGTACAACACCAATGCGGCCTCTTGGGCCCTGGCCCCTTATCTTTACAAGATCGGCTCCCAGTATGAGATGGTGCCTATTGGTATAGTcgttggtgctggtgctgttgtTGTTCACCGTCTCTTCTATCAAGTAAGCAAGCCCAGAACATCTCTCCCCACTACTTCGAGCTAACCAAAAATGCTCTTTTTAGTTTGTCCCCAAGATCGGAAGATTTGATGTCTCGGAAGTCAACATGGCGCAATTCATTCAATTTGCTGGTTACATTCCTTATAACCAAAGTCAGACTTGTGTTCTTCTCAGTTGGATCATTgccggcttcttcgtccaaTACTACCTCCGGAACTACCATCCACGAATCTTCAAGGACTACTCATACCTCGTTACCGGAGCCTTCGATGGTGCAAGCCTTACAGTTCTCTTTATTCTCTCGTTTGCGGTTTTCGGAGCGGGTGGGCCGTCACATCCATTCCCCGCATGGTGGGGGAACAATGAGAATGGAAACTACGATTGGTGTCCTGTGTCGGAGTAAAGGCAGTGCGGCGGTATTATCATATTTTTGAGCGCTTTTGAAGTGTCTAAGGTTACTATCCTATGATATCATGCTTTTATTATGCAGTCTTTTAACAAAGATATGTCAAGAAACATCATACTGGTTCCACCCAGGCTGAGCCGCATCCAGAAGGGGCTGAATCCATTTGCCAAATGCCTCAGCATCCA of the Penicillium psychrofluorescens genome assembly, chromosome: 1 genome contains:
- a CDS encoding uncharacterized protein (ID:PFLUO_001229-T1.cds;~source:funannotate), producing MSELMSDSPRESDRLSTSNGGNNDEKTAFTLMADKEEPRVIEHDLSGESDRDSADVVIVTGADAAAHLLPMRDDFDSALTFRSIVLASILSCFQAVMYQIYNFKPTLITIQGTFIVLISYFVGNAWAKFLPRGDKYEARWRANGGQGKLPWWLSLIKFVNPGPWTLKEHSICSITATSASNASASTMVFAAQELFYNLPLSAATVILSTISIGLFGYGLCGIMRPIAVWHSESVYWSTLPTVKVLQGLHWQEVKNSKPLRYFWYAFTGMSMYEIIPAYIFPWLNSVSIPCLASQKATGSTAAVLTNVFGGATTNEGLGLFSLSFDWQYITSFQTALPLKFQLHQAVGLFACFLAMIGIYYGNDWNSKSLPFMSTSLHMANGTSYPIEAVFPNGVLDESALVKYGLPKLTGTFAFAMFMANAAIGALILHCFLFWGKDIWRAYKSAREGRYDDRHHVHMAKHYKEAPWWWYALVLLGSFILGLIVVLKENVTLPAWAYVVSLLSGIIVSPFSIILYARYGNGIATNNLSKMIAGLSLPGRPIGNMYFAAWSHNVISNAVNLSNDLKMGEYLKIPPRVMFLTQIYGTMLGGFINYAVMISIVSGNRALLANGNGNSSWSGATMQAYNTNAASWALAPYLYKIGSQYEMVPIGIVVGAGAVVVHRLFYQFVPKIGRFDVSEVNMAQFIQFAGYIPYNQSQTCVLLSWIIAGFFVQYYLRNYHPRIFKDYSYLVTGAFDGASLTVLFILSFAVFGAGGPSHPFPAWWGNNENGNYDWCPVSE